In a genomic window of Methanoregula sp. UBA64:
- a CDS encoding TMEM175 family protein, protein MEPISKVNLERLTNGIYAFTMTLMIRNIQNPAAGTLGDPAALNSYLLTTVFAVIDFVGAFLILGMFWLFYFQIFHRMKSVDSRFIYIHLLSLMVVVFVPFTQGLANDIESGPVSDVLFQINYFILACLLSLAWYYTTSRPALLVPELTRDESAFLAKKFLVPLGVAVTGIILAAIGWGYIDLLYFAPLIIIGLFFRNPPDETPVS, encoded by the coding sequence ATGGAACCGATCAGCAAGGTCAACCTCGAACGTCTGACAAACGGCATCTATGCGTTCACGATGACCCTGATGATCCGGAATATCCAGAACCCGGCTGCCGGCACCCTTGGCGATCCTGCGGCACTCAACTCCTATCTCCTGACAACCGTTTTTGCGGTCATCGACTTTGTCGGGGCATTTTTGATCCTCGGGATGTTCTGGCTTTTTTACTTCCAGATCTTCCACCGGATGAAATCGGTCGATTCCCGGTTCATCTATATCCACCTGCTCTCCCTGATGGTGGTGGTATTCGTGCCCTTCACGCAGGGTCTTGCAAACGATATCGAGAGCGGCCCGGTATCCGATGTCCTCTTCCAGATAAACTACTTCATCCTCGCCTGCCTGCTCTCCCTTGCCTGGTACTATACAACGAGCCGGCCCGCGCTGCTCGTGCCGGAGCTGACCCGGGACGAGTCGGCATTCCTTGCAAAGAAATTCCTTGTCCCGCTCGGGGTTGCCGTTACCGGGATAATCCTTGCCGCAATCGGATGGGGCTATATCGATCTCCTCTACTTTGCCCCCCTCATTATTATCGGGCTCTTTTTTCGAAATCCCCCGGATGAGACCCCGGTTTCCTGA
- a CDS encoding ABC transporter ATP-binding protein, with the protein MTGYVIEARGLTKKYGDLVAVNHADLAVEKGALFGLLGPNGSGKSTMIKMLTGQIRPTEGSATVLGIDVQKDPVGVRERVGIIPEQETPPSFLSATEYLRFVGAIRKIPDIEKKAEWWFDYLDFADKKDVLCKDLSRGTRQKLMFAQAFIHQPELALIDEPLINFDPIMQHVVKDFLKEYAAKGNTIFISTHILEVAEEICSGFVILHKGNVLHTGTVADLRAQNRHLDEFFLSLVQKGGHV; encoded by the coding sequence ATGACGGGATATGTGATCGAGGCACGTGGCCTCACAAAAAAATACGGCGACCTTGTCGCGGTAAACCATGCCGATCTTGCGGTGGAAAAGGGGGCACTCTTTGGGCTTTTAGGCCCGAATGGTTCCGGAAAATCGACGATGATTAAGATGCTCACCGGCCAGATCCGGCCGACTGAAGGGTCGGCAACCGTGCTCGGGATCGATGTGCAGAAAGATCCCGTCGGGGTCCGCGAAAGGGTGGGTATCATCCCCGAGCAGGAGACCCCGCCAAGTTTCCTCTCGGCCACCGAGTACCTCCGGTTCGTGGGCGCGATCCGGAAGATCCCGGATATCGAAAAAAAAGCGGAATGGTGGTTTGACTACCTTGATTTCGCGGACAAAAAGGACGTGCTCTGCAAGGATCTTTCCCGGGGGACCCGGCAGAAGCTGATGTTTGCACAGGCATTCATCCACCAGCCGGAACTCGCGCTCATCGACGAACCGCTCATCAACTTCGACCCCATCATGCAGCATGTGGTAAAGGATTTCCTCAAAGAGTATGCAGCAAAGGGCAACACGATCTTCATCTCCACCCACATCCTCGAAGTTGCCGAGGAGATCTGTTCCGGCTTTGTGATCCTGCACAAGGGGAACGTCCTGCATACCGGCACCGTTGCGGATCTCAGGGCACAGAACCGGCACCTTGACGAGTTCTTCCTCTCGCTCGTGCAGAAGGGCGGCCATGTTTGA
- a CDS encoding 4Fe-4S binding protein, whose amino-acid sequence MQYPFGIHMKGGVITERNPDLVTVRVRAPAGALTAEQLRGIARIAKRYGAGTVHCSTRQTIEIPHVDPARLKRMAVQLEKNGTPVGSEKDEVVNIISCPGTERCKFANIETIPLAKKIDASLFGKAMPVKMRIAISGCPNACTSPMLNEIGIIGRIRPIRTPGLCTGCGSCVYYCKEEAIKIRNGISELNDETCIQCGMCVKSCSFNLLKSLHTHYLITVGGRRGRHPKVGRELLTVETEEQVLFAVNRIIDWVYRRAWSGRLLSEQLDELEFSAFREEMLKSVPKALAAGHGKSAKP is encoded by the coding sequence ATGCAGTACCCATTTGGCATTCACATGAAAGGCGGGGTGATCACCGAGCGTAACCCCGATCTCGTTACCGTCCGGGTCCGGGCTCCCGCCGGGGCACTGACTGCCGAACAGCTGCGGGGCATTGCGAGGATCGCAAAGAGGTACGGTGCCGGTACGGTACACTGTTCCACCCGCCAGACGATCGAGATCCCGCATGTCGACCCGGCGCGGCTTAAACGGATGGCAGTCCAGCTCGAAAAGAACGGGACACCGGTCGGGTCTGAAAAGGACGAGGTCGTCAATATCATCTCCTGCCCCGGTACCGAACGCTGCAAGTTTGCCAATATCGAGACTATCCCGCTTGCAAAAAAGATCGATGCAAGCCTTTTCGGGAAGGCGATGCCGGTCAAGATGCGTATCGCGATCTCCGGCTGCCCGAACGCCTGCACGAGCCCGATGTTAAACGAGATCGGGATTATTGGGAGGATCCGCCCGATCCGAACGCCCGGCCTCTGTACGGGATGCGGGTCCTGTGTCTATTACTGTAAGGAAGAAGCCATAAAGATCCGGAACGGGATCTCCGAATTGAACGACGAGACCTGTATCCAGTGCGGGATGTGTGTCAAGTCCTGTTCGTTTAACCTGCTCAAATCGCTTCATACCCATTACCTCATAACGGTTGGCGGGCGGCGGGGACGCCATCCGAAGGTGGGCAGGGAACTTTTGACGGTGGAGACCGAGGAGCAGGTACTCTTTGCGGTGAACCGGATCATCGACTGGGTGTACCGCAGGGCATGGAGCGGGAGACTGCTCTCCGAGCAGCTCGATGAACTGGAGTTCAGCGCCTTCCGTGAAGAGATGTTAAAAAGCGTCCCGAAGGCTCTGGCAGCGGGGCATGGAAAGAGTGCCAAACCATAA
- a CDS encoding TetR/AcrR family transcriptional regulator yields the protein MDRAADKREAILKTALRLFTERGFYGTPTSLISREAGVATGTLFFYFATKEELIDTLYRQVKAAAAAALKNGVDREPDVEMKIKRVGANALDWAISHPDEFRFMEQFAHSPFVSTTAHEEGMSHFAFLAELMDEGIRTGALRECDTWLLCSVLASSFTGLAARIMAATGEKEREILTEQGLCFIWNGIAAQPGGTGKRTTKEHTGKQEKRSTGSRK from the coding sequence ATGGATCGTGCAGCAGACAAGCGGGAAGCAATCTTAAAAACCGCCCTCCGGCTCTTTACCGAACGGGGCTTTTACGGTACGCCGACATCCTTGATCTCGCGGGAGGCGGGTGTTGCAACCGGCACGCTCTTTTTTTACTTTGCCACAAAAGAGGAACTTATCGATACCCTGTACCGGCAGGTCAAGGCAGCGGCGGCAGCGGCATTAAAAAACGGGGTTGACCGCGAACCGGACGTGGAGATGAAAATCAAAAGGGTCGGGGCAAATGCCCTCGACTGGGCAATCTCGCACCCGGACGAGTTCCGGTTCATGGAGCAGTTCGCCCACTCGCCTTTTGTCTCCACGACAGCGCACGAAGAGGGGATGTCGCACTTTGCCTTCCTTGCCGAACTCATGGACGAAGGGATCCGCACCGGTGCCCTGCGCGAATGCGATACCTGGCTGCTCTGCTCGGTGCTCGCCTCATCGTTCACGGGCCTTGCGGCGCGGATCATGGCCGCGACCGGTGAAAAAGAACGAGAGATCCTGACAGAACAGGGACTGTGCTTTATCTGGAACGGGATTGCGGCTCAACCGGGCGGTACAGGGAAACGGACAACAAAGGAACACACAGGAAAACAGGAAAAACGATCAACAGGGAGCAGGAAATGA
- a CDS encoding epoxyqueuosine reductase, with translation MSTILRRQVIRKCSGMDIPLVGFAAADRWNNPPFEPWVPEAFRPDRIFPETKTVIVIGFPVSLPVIDTAPSIWYHELYRTINTELDSCGYRLATFLTEKGYPSVSIPRDGYGSIGILKERPAAFFSHRHAAYCAGLGNFGVNNMLLTPEYGPRVRFTSVLTSAELPADPVLEDPLCIRCLRCARICPVHAVREENYPQGLTDKTACAIRSEELFNRSLSPCGCCIKVCPVGKDRGQYGREDMKMYDDKSPASAPYRRVRDHVRSYGSK, from the coding sequence ATGAGCACGATCCTGCGGCGGCAGGTTATCAGGAAATGCAGCGGCATGGACATCCCGCTCGTGGGATTTGCCGCAGCGGACCGCTGGAACAATCCGCCGTTTGAACCCTGGGTTCCCGAAGCGTTCCGGCCGGATCGTATTTTTCCTGAAACAAAGACCGTGATCGTGATCGGCTTTCCCGTCAGTCTCCCGGTTATCGACACTGCTCCTTCCATCTGGTACCACGAACTCTACCGGACGATCAATACCGAACTCGATTCCTGCGGGTACCGTCTTGCCACCTTCCTTACCGAAAAAGGATATCCTTCGGTTTCGATCCCCCGCGACGGCTATGGATCGATAGGTATCCTAAAGGAGAGACCGGCTGCGTTCTTCTCCCACCGTCATGCGGCGTACTGTGCCGGCCTTGGGAATTTCGGCGTCAATAACATGCTCCTTACCCCGGAGTACGGTCCACGCGTACGGTTCACATCGGTCCTGACCTCCGCAGAGCTTCCGGCGGATCCGGTTCTCGAAGACCCTCTCTGTATCCGGTGCCTGCGCTGCGCCAGGATCTGCCCGGTCCACGCGGTCCGCGAAGAAAATTATCCTCAGGGACTTACCGACAAAACTGCCTGCGCCATCCGGTCCGAAGAACTCTTCAACCGCTCCCTCTCACCCTGCGGGTGCTGCATCAAGGTCTGTCCCGTGGGAAAAGACCGCGGGCAGTACGGACGGGAGGATATGAAGATGTATGACGATAAGAGCCCGGCATCGGCGCCGTACCGGCGCGTCCGGGACCACGTACGCTCCTACGGATCGAAGTGA
- a CDS encoding ROK family protein, translating into MTSGTGDTGDFAIAVDLGATNLRVGLVDIRGQIFKTRSTRLPAEIPDARVITDQIIREIRALGPDRGLSRITGIGIGAAGPVDRTRTSIVRPPNIPLDVVPLAGPLSEAFGLPVYLANDCCTGLLGEAYFGEGKNSDNFVYVTLSTGIGAGILSKGTVILGRDGNAGEIGHVFVDEKYDLVCGCGGRGHWEGYASGRFLPRFYRAWQEKNGAGGAPVNSAEEIFAGIRKERDPVSHPFVRELGRINARGISDIIVAYDPDTIVLDGSVALRNPDLIIPPILEFMDRYLPEPRIVTSPLAGKAPLLGAAVIARGYETRYGSVE; encoded by the coding sequence ATGACTTCCGGGACGGGCGATACAGGGGATTTTGCCATTGCAGTAGATCTCGGGGCCACCAACCTGCGGGTCGGCCTTGTCGACATCCGCGGTCAGATTTTTAAAACCCGGTCCACCCGGCTCCCGGCAGAAATACCCGATGCACGGGTCATCACCGATCAGATCATCCGGGAGATCCGGGCGCTCGGACCGGATCGCGGCCTGTCGCGGATCACAGGCATCGGCATCGGGGCTGCGGGACCGGTTGACAGAACCCGCACCTCAATTGTCCGGCCCCCCAATATCCCGCTGGATGTTGTCCCTCTTGCCGGCCCGCTGTCTGAAGCGTTTGGTCTTCCGGTGTACCTTGCAAATGACTGCTGCACCGGGCTCCTGGGCGAGGCATACTTTGGCGAAGGGAAGAACTCCGACAACTTCGTGTACGTAACGCTCTCGACCGGCATCGGCGCCGGGATCCTCTCGAAAGGAACGGTGATCCTTGGCCGTGACGGGAATGCCGGCGAGATCGGACATGTATTCGTAGACGAAAAATACGATCTGGTCTGCGGGTGCGGGGGCCGGGGCCACTGGGAAGGGTATGCCTCAGGCCGGTTCCTGCCCCGGTTCTACCGGGCATGGCAGGAGAAGAACGGGGCTGGCGGTGCACCGGTGAACTCTGCGGAGGAGATCTTTGCAGGAATACGAAAGGAGCGCGATCCCGTTTCCCACCCGTTTGTCCGCGAGCTCGGGCGAATCAATGCCCGGGGCATCTCGGACATCATCGTGGCCTACGACCCGGACACCATTGTCCTTGACGGCTCTGTGGCCCTCAGGAACCCCGATCTCATCATCCCGCCAATCCTGGAGTTCATGGACCGGTACCTGCCGGAACCAAGGATCGTGACAAGTCCCCTTGCCGGGAAGGCCCCCCTCCTTGGCGCGGCAGTTATTGCAAGGGGATATGAGACCCGGTACGGGTCGGTGGAATGA
- a CDS encoding AI-2E family transporter, which yields MIRQQNTRIMSFAPSLSRTERTLIFVGLAILVIFGIKEGASIVSIVLVSLILALLLYPATRWLRERGIPNAGAVGIVTIVACLVVLLGLVLVLKSFDVIVTDLPQYQAELTERLAGLTAFFGAHGIDLTQMTAQVPSLVTVVPQIFSSLLNVGTALMNVFFIAVTTIFMLLEAPAFIGRVETLLKDQPEKLRQLSRMSGYIIDFIVVRTETNMVHGVLFGGSLALMGVHGAILWGTLTFLLGYIPYIGLIIAAIPALIFAWIQFGMWGVVAVIAVVCILNLIVENPVFSWLAARKFEIPALIVILSVIFWGWLLGLAGMLFCVPFTLMVCILFHFSDELHWVNTLFGVGHLFEEKATDPPGPDR from the coding sequence ATGATACGGCAACAAAATACCCGTATCATGTCCTTTGCCCCGAGCCTGTCCCGGACAGAGCGCACGCTGATCTTCGTTGGGCTTGCAATCCTTGTCATCTTCGGGATCAAAGAAGGTGCCTCGATTGTCAGCATCGTCCTTGTCTCCCTGATCCTGGCGCTCCTCCTCTACCCGGCAACCCGGTGGCTGCGCGAGCGGGGCATTCCCAATGCCGGGGCGGTCGGGATCGTTACCATTGTCGCGTGTCTGGTGGTCCTGCTCGGCCTTGTTCTTGTCCTTAAGTCTTTTGACGTGATCGTGACCGACCTGCCCCAGTACCAGGCTGAGCTTACCGAACGGCTGGCCGGGCTGACTGCCTTTTTTGGCGCCCACGGGATCGATCTCACGCAGATGACCGCCCAGGTACCCAGCCTCGTAACGGTAGTCCCCCAGATATTCTCTTCCCTGCTCAATGTGGGAACCGCGCTCATGAACGTTTTTTTCATCGCGGTCACGACCATCTTCATGCTGCTCGAAGCTCCTGCTTTTATCGGCCGGGTAGAAACCCTGCTCAAAGACCAGCCGGAAAAACTCCGCCAGCTCTCGCGGATGAGCGGGTACATTATCGATTTCATTGTCGTGCGCACGGAGACCAATATGGTCCACGGGGTGCTTTTCGGCGGGTCGCTCGCGCTCATGGGCGTCCATGGCGCAATCCTCTGGGGCACCCTGACCTTCCTGTTAGGCTACATCCCCTACATCGGCCTTATCATCGCAGCGATCCCGGCACTCATCTTTGCCTGGATCCAGTTCGGCATGTGGGGCGTCGTGGCAGTCATAGCCGTTGTCTGCATCCTCAATTTGATCGTGGAAAACCCGGTCTTTTCCTGGCTTGCGGCCAGAAAGTTCGAGATCCCGGCGCTTATCGTGATCCTGTCGGTGATCTTCTGGGGCTGGCTCTTGGGCCTTGCCGGGATGCTCTTTTGTGTCCCGTTCACGCTGATGGTCTGCATCCTCTTCCACTTTTCCGACGAGCTCCACTGGGTAAACACGCTCTTTGGCGTAGGGCATCTCTTCGAAGAGAAGGCTACAGACCCGCCCGGGCCGGATCGTTAA
- a CDS encoding aldo/keto reductase — protein sequence MLYRTVPKTGDKLSILGFGCMRFPSKSGRVDEERAIRQIRLAIDSGVNYLDTAPAYHFGKSEQILGKALRDGYREKVRIATKLPHWEVRDASDMDRILTRQLATLGTDRIDYYLLHSMTGESWKKMRDLGVLAFLDRAKKDGRIIHAGFSFHGKLPDFKEIVDAYDWQFCQIQYNFLDENNQAGTEGLRYAAEKNLAVMVMEPLRGGNLAGPVPDEIKKIWDEAPEKRSPAEWGLRWVWDHPEVTVVLSGMNDEANIDENIRAADSALPGSLSPDDRARIDRVRDTYKRLMKVGCTGCGYCMPCPFGVDIPGCFALYNARHLFPKDRSTKFHYFGRHGGLIGDVSYAGLCRQCGKCAKACPQHLPIPQLLKDVKSEMEGGMTVIVPVLKGGLWCMNRVAKVRAFFLGGKTRD from the coding sequence ATGCTGTACCGTACCGTCCCAAAGACCGGCGATAAACTCTCCATCCTCGGCTTCGGCTGCATGCGCTTCCCGTCAAAATCCGGCCGGGTTGACGAGGAACGGGCCATCCGCCAGATCCGGCTTGCCATTGATTCCGGGGTAAACTACCTCGACACGGCCCCGGCATACCATTTCGGCAAAAGCGAGCAGATCTTAGGAAAGGCCCTCCGCGACGGCTACCGGGAGAAAGTGAGGATCGCGACAAAACTCCCCCACTGGGAGGTGCGCGACGCTTCCGACATGGACCGGATCCTCACCCGGCAGCTGGCAACGCTCGGGACCGACCGCATCGACTACTACCTGCTCCACAGCATGACCGGCGAGAGCTGGAAGAAGATGCGGGACCTTGGAGTGCTCGCGTTCCTTGACCGGGCAAAAAAGGATGGCCGGATCATACATGCCGGCTTCTCGTTCCACGGGAAGTTGCCGGATTTCAAGGAGATCGTGGACGCGTACGACTGGCAGTTCTGCCAGATCCAGTACAATTTCCTCGACGAGAATAACCAGGCCGGGACCGAGGGGCTCCGGTACGCAGCGGAAAAAAACCTTGCCGTGATGGTGATGGAACCCCTGAGGGGAGGCAACCTTGCCGGGCCGGTGCCGGATGAAATTAAAAAGATCTGGGACGAGGCCCCGGAGAAACGGTCGCCGGCAGAATGGGGCCTGCGCTGGGTCTGGGACCATCCGGAAGTCACGGTCGTCCTCTCGGGAATGAACGACGAGGCCAATATCGATGAGAACATCCGTGCGGCAGATTCCGCTCTCCCCGGATCGCTCTCCCCGGACGACCGTGCCCGGATCGACCGGGTCAGGGATACCTACAAACGGCTTATGAAGGTCGGATGCACGGGCTGCGGCTACTGCATGCCCTGTCCCTTTGGTGTCGATATCCCCGGCTGTTTTGCGCTCTACAATGCCCGCCACCTCTTCCCGAAGGACCGGAGCACGAAGTTCCATTATTTCGGGCGGCACGGGGGCCTGATCGGCGATGTCTCGTATGCCGGGCTCTGCCGGCAGTGCGGGAAGTGCGCAAAGGCCTGCCCCCAGCACCTGCCGATCCCGCAGCTCTTAAAGGACGTGAAGTCGGAGATGGAGGGAGGGATGACGGTCATCGTCCCGGTACTCAAAGGGGGACTCTGGTGCATGAACCGGGTGGCAAAGGTCCGGGCGTTCTTTTTGGGGGGGAAGACCCGTGACTGA
- a CDS encoding MBL fold metallo-hydrolase: protein MTEPVPPDRALVRPIKLGHANAFLIRGKRPVLVDTGLPGNTPAILAVLKEEGYSPWDLGLIIITHAHIDHFGNAGALAGATGAPVLVHSLEAEALSRGESLPAVPASFTGKVMRFMIGKHAPRPELGIKAVIRLDAPYRLDAFGIDGEILPTPGHTKGSLSVMLGTGEAIVGDLVMGMVLAHKATLPHFAEDSEDVKKSIRTVMEKKPAIVYTGHGGPVSCQDLEALIPG, encoded by the coding sequence GTGACTGAACCAGTCCCGCCGGACCGCGCGCTCGTCCGCCCGATCAAACTCGGCCATGCAAACGCCTTTCTTATCCGGGGAAAGCGCCCGGTCCTTGTCGATACCGGCCTCCCCGGGAATACCCCGGCGATCCTTGCAGTCTTAAAAGAAGAGGGGTACAGCCCGTGGGATCTCGGCCTCATCATCATCACCCATGCCCATATCGATCATTTCGGGAACGCAGGCGCCCTTGCCGGGGCAACGGGAGCCCCGGTGCTTGTCCATTCCCTGGAGGCAGAAGCCCTTTCCCGCGGCGAGAGCCTCCCGGCGGTGCCGGCATCGTTTACCGGGAAGGTCATGCGGTTTATGATAGGGAAACATGCCCCGCGGCCGGAGCTTGGGATAAAAGCCGTGATCCGGCTCGATGCCCCGTACCGGCTCGATGCATTCGGGATCGACGGGGAGATCCTCCCGACCCCGGGCCACACGAAAGGATCGCTCTCGGTGATGCTCGGGACAGGCGAGGCGATAGTCGGCGATCTCGTGATGGGGATGGTATTGGCCCACAAGGCGACCCTTCCCCACTTTGCCGAAGACAGTGAAGATGTGAAAAAGAGCATCAGGACGGTCATGGAAAAAAAGCCCGCGATCGTCTACACCGGCCATGGCGGGCCGGTCTCCTGCCAGGACCTTGAAGCGCTTATTCCGGGGTGA